The following is a genomic window from Chitinivorax sp. B.
AAAATCGATTGCCTCATGAGGTGGTAGATCAGCTGTTACCGGTGAAGTCGCATTACATTTTAATTATTGCAGCGTTGACCGGCTGCGCTTCTTTTATGTATGAGATTGGCTGGATTCGAATGTTAAGTATGGTGCTTGGTAGCTCGACACATTCGTTTGAGTTGATGCTATCGGCGTTTATTATTGGCCTGGCACTGGGTAGTTGGTGGGTGAAGAGCCGGATTGACCATATTGAGCAGCCAATGCGCTTTCTTGCGATCACGCAAATTGCAATGGGAATTGCAGCAATATTGACACTTTGGGGTTACTCCAGGGCGGGATCGAACTTTACTCCTTGTTTAATCAAATAAAAGCTCAGTTCTGAAGCGCGGATCCCATGCTGCCCGCTGTCGTTTGCCCGCGACACTGTCCTTGCGCTTGGTATGCTGCCGGATCACGCTCAGTGCCACGCGGTTGAATAACGCCAGCTGCGCCGCACCCTCCGGGTCAGCCACACGCAGCTCGTCCTCACGGAAGACCACGTCGAGTACCCAGTGCAGTTCATTCTCGATGCCCCAGTGACGGCGAACCGCATGGGCTGCCTGCCTGGCGTCCACCGGCAGGGAGCTCAGGTACCAGCGTGCGTCGCTGCAGCTTCGGCCGCCCTCGGTGCGCTCACTGCTCACTTCAATAAGCGTCTTCACGTGGGGCCAGCGGGCCGCGAGTTCAGGCGGTAAGGTGGCGGGCAATTGCAGCACGCTGCGCC
Proteins encoded in this region:
- a CDS encoding ISAs1 family transposase → TLARIVERRGDFVVQLKANQRTLARWVERTFAAAHQQAGQPYVDSLDQGHGRRERRSVLQLPATLPPELAARWPHVKTLIEVSSERTEGGRSCSDARWYLSSLPVDARQAAHAVRRHWGIENELHWVLDVVFREDELRVADPEGAAQLALFNRVALSVIRQHTKRKDSVAGKRQRAAWDPRFRTELLFD